One genomic segment of Lachnospiraceae bacterium C1.1 includes these proteins:
- a CDS encoding heavy metal-associated domain-containing protein — MINFIIIVILAIMVLFMLRSSLKHFKGEGGCCGGGGGIIEDNKKLNEPEIGTKSIHIGGMTCDHCRIRVKNSLNRIDGLSAEVNLKTATAELHYSKEISDETIRHAIEDAGYSII, encoded by the coding sequence GTGATAAATTTTATAATAATAGTTATTCTTGCTATAATGGTATTGTTTATGCTCCGATCATCTCTTAAACATTTTAAGGGTGAAGGCGGATGCTGCGGTGGAGGCGGCGGAATTATTGAAGATAATAAAAAACTTAATGAGCCCGAAATTGGCACAAAATCCATACATATAGGCGGCATGACCTGCGATCACTGTCGCATAAGGGTAAAAAACTCCCTTAACCGTATAGATGGACTTTCTGCTGAAGTTAATCTAAAAACAGCAACTGCAGAGCTCCATTATTCAAAAGAAATTTCTGATGAAACTATACGACATGCAATAGAAGATGCCGGCTACAGTATCATTTAA
- a CDS encoding flavodoxin encodes MANIKVVFWSGTGNTQAMAEAVANGIKSAGGSADLLQFSDVTADAVAADDKFALGCPAMGAEQLEEGEVEPFFTDLESKLNGKKVALFGSYGWGSGEWMDAWVERVKAAGATIVSGNGVIANNAPDDAAVSECEALGSALATA; translated from the coding sequence ATGGCTAACATTAAGGTTGTATTTTGGAGTGGGACAGGTAATACACAGGCTATGGCGGAGGCAGTAGCAAACGGAATTAAATCAGCAGGTGGATCAGCTGATCTGTTACAGTTTAGTGATGTTACAGCTGATGCAGTTGCAGCAGATGATAAATTTGCATTAGGTTGTCCGGCAATGGGTGCTGAGCAGCTCGAGGAAGGCGAAGTTGAGCCATTTTTCACAGATCTTGAGAGTAAGCTTAATGGAAAGAAGGTAGCTCTTTTCGGTTCTTATGGATGGGGAAGCGGAGAATGGATGGATGCATGGGTAGAGCGTGTTAAGGCTGCTGGTGCAACTATAGTAAGCGGTAATGGTGTTATTGCTAACAACGCTCCTGACGATGCTGCTGTATCTGAATGTGAAGCACTTGGATCAGCCCTGGCAACAGCATAA
- a CDS encoding DUF3793 family protein encodes MSRDVYEEIDFRKLEYTFIYQCAPVIAGLKISNLLIVNRNQIKNALMLIKEFGLSAYLLYSTPDKVSILVFNMKKTEEYLMRKENISFINSLGYKEVSMNTVLREISVKYSGYMRQTSSFPDELGIVLGYPTEDVVGYIENKGKDFLLNGYWKVYSDPDKKESLFRSFDEATEDMIRKLISEKDIRYIVNMFKAA; translated from the coding sequence ATGAGCAGGGATGTCTACGAAGAAATTGATTTCAGAAAGCTTGAGTATACATTTATATATCAGTGTGCTCCGGTAATTGCCGGGCTGAAGATTTCAAATCTTCTTATTGTTAACCGGAATCAGATAAAGAACGCATTGATGCTTATAAAAGAATTTGGGCTTTCGGCCTATCTGCTTTACTCGACTCCTGACAAGGTAAGTATTCTTGTTTTTAACATGAAGAAAACTGAGGAGTATTTAATGAGGAAAGAAAATATTTCCTTTATTAATAGTCTTGGATATAAGGAAGTATCAATGAATACCGTTTTAAGAGAGATTTCAGTAAAGTATTCAGGCTATATGAGACAGACATCCTCATTTCCGGATGAGCTTGGAATTGTACTCGGGTATCCAACTGAGGATGTAGTTGGTTATATTGAAAATAAGGGAAAAGATTTTCTTCTTAATGGTTATTGGAAAGTTTATTCTGATCCGGATAAGAAAGAGAGCCTTTTCAGATCTTTTGATGAGGCTACCGAAGATATGATTCGTAAGCTTATATCTGAGAAAGATATCAGATACATCGTAAATATGTTTAAGGCTGCCTGA
- a CDS encoding alpha-galactosidase: MSIIFDKNSNTLSLNTKNTTYQMKIGSYGYLLHLYYGKKICGDMSYLIQNYDRGFSGNPSDAGEDRTFSLDALPQEFPTYGNGDYRDNAFLIKDSQGTFGCDLRYESHSIVNGKYSISGLPASFAADDKVDTLSIILADRAAGVEIELKYGVFEEKDIISRSVIVKNCGKNRMSLNRIMSSSVDFLGMDADMISFNGRHGNERIPERVSVGESALSIGSRRGTSSHQHNPFYILCDKNTSEDYGNCYAFMLLYSGNFYGEVFKEQYGSIRAMIGIQPDMFEYILEPGEYFNSPEAVMSFSAEGFTILSHKLHSFINKNIIRKPENDGIRPVLVNSWEAAFFDFDAEKLLRLADNARDLGVEMLVLDDGWFGHRDDDHTSLGDWYVNENKLGCSMGELASEVHKRGLKFGLWIEPEMISEESDLYREHPDWAYRIPGRKFIRSRSQLVLDFSRKEIVDHIFNTIASVIDSADIDYIKMDMNRSITDVYSHSGQQNYGMIMHKYCLGMYDFIERLRNRYPEILIEGCSGGGGRFDAGMLYYTPQIWTSDNTDAIERIKIQYGSSFAYPPTAMGAHVSVVPNQQTGRIVPMHTRTAVALAGTFGYELDLGLLTDEEKDEVRSGIREYHKYYELIRNGLYYRLSNPIKEREFAAWENVREDGTEALITIITMDTHCNSPVNYVKFKGLLEDTIYIDENTGKSYTGSALMNAGWPIPEISGEYNAFMLHLVTK, from the coding sequence ATGAGCATTATTTTTGATAAAAATTCAAATACATTAAGTCTTAATACAAAAAATACAACATATCAGATGAAAATAGGAAGTTATGGATATTTGCTGCATCTTTATTATGGTAAGAAAATTTGCGGGGATATGAGCTATCTTATTCAGAATTATGACAGAGGTTTTTCTGGTAATCCATCTGATGCCGGAGAAGACAGGACCTTTTCCCTTGATGCACTTCCTCAGGAATTTCCGACATATGGAAATGGTGATTATAGGGATAATGCTTTTTTGATAAAGGATTCTCAGGGTACATTTGGATGTGATCTAAGGTATGAGAGTCATAGCATAGTAAATGGAAAATATTCTATTTCCGGGCTTCCTGCATCGTTTGCTGCAGATGATAAGGTCGATACATTATCGATCATTCTTGCTGACAGGGCCGCCGGCGTAGAAATTGAGCTCAAATATGGAGTGTTTGAGGAAAAAGATATCATAAGCAGATCTGTCATTGTAAAGAATTGCGGAAAAAACAGGATGTCGTTAAATCGTATTATGAGCTCTTCTGTAGATTTTCTTGGAATGGATGCTGATATGATCAGTTTTAACGGAAGACATGGAAATGAGCGTATACCAGAGAGAGTATCTGTTGGAGAATCAGCGCTTTCAATAGGATCCAGAAGAGGAACATCCAGTCATCAGCATAATCCTTTTTATATATTATGCGACAAAAATACATCTGAAGACTATGGAAACTGTTATGCTTTTATGCTTCTTTATAGTGGTAATTTCTATGGTGAGGTTTTTAAGGAGCAGTATGGATCTATAAGGGCAATGATCGGAATACAGCCGGATATGTTTGAGTATATACTCGAGCCGGGAGAGTATTTTAATAGCCCGGAAGCTGTGATGAGTTTTTCGGCCGAAGGTTTTACAATACTTTCTCATAAACTGCATTCTTTTATAAATAAGAATATTATCAGGAAACCTGAAAATGATGGAATCAGACCGGTTCTTGTTAACAGCTGGGAAGCTGCATTTTTTGATTTTGATGCTGAAAAGCTTTTAAGGCTCGCAGATAATGCAAGAGACCTTGGTGTAGAGATGTTGGTTCTTGATGATGGATGGTTTGGGCACAGGGATGATGATCATACAAGCCTTGGAGACTGGTATGTTAATGAAAATAAGCTTGGCTGTTCAATGGGAGAACTGGCATCAGAGGTTCATAAAAGAGGATTGAAATTTGGACTCTGGATAGAGCCGGAGATGATCTCTGAGGAAAGTGATCTTTATAGGGAGCATCCTGACTGGGCTTACAGAATACCCGGACGTAAATTTATAAGAAGTCGAAGTCAGCTGGTACTTGATTTTTCAAGAAAAGAAATCGTTGATCATATATTTAATACAATCGCATCTGTGATAGATTCTGCGGATATTGATTATATTAAGATGGATATGAATAGAAGCATTACGGATGTATACAGTCATTCGGGGCAACAGAATTATGGGATGATTATGCATAAATATTGCCTTGGAATGTATGATTTTATTGAGAGACTTAGAAATCGCTATCCAGAAATCCTTATAGAAGGATGTAGCGGCGGCGGCGGAAGGTTTGATGCTGGAATGCTGTATTATACACCACAGATATGGACCAGTGATAATACTGATGCCATAGAGAGAATTAAGATCCAGTATGGAAGTTCTTTTGCATATCCACCTACAGCGATGGGAGCACATGTATCCGTTGTACCTAATCAGCAGACGGGACGTATTGTTCCGATGCATACAAGAACGGCCGTTGCACTTGCAGGAACGTTTGGATATGAACTTGATCTGGGGCTTCTTACAGATGAAGAAAAGGATGAGGTAAGGAGTGGAATCAGAGAATACCATAAATATTATGAACTGATCAGAAATGGTCTCTATTATAGGCTTTCAAATCCTATTAAAGAGAGAGAATTTGCTGCATGGGAAAATGTAAGAGAAGATGGAACTGAGGCTTTGATCACTATTATTACTATGGACACACATTGTAATTCCCCTGTAAATTACGTGAAATTCAAAGGACTTTTAGAAGATACTATTTATATTGACGAAAATACCGGAAAATCCTATACAGGTTCAGCACTTATGAATGCCGGATGGCCAATTCCGGAAATTTCTGGTGAATACAATGCATTTATGCTCCATTTGGTCACAAAATAA
- a CDS encoding GTP pyrophosphokinase family protein: protein MNENIYGEFRPALEFTLKDLESRINSYCTEESKKSGFDLVEHISARIKDEKSMIEKCSRRELEPTSYSALRSLTDAIGIRIVCGFIDDVYMNVKKIKEFEGCEVVMEKDYIKNVKPNGYRSYHMILSVEEPWTDVDGHFPGHFFAEIQLRTIAMDSWAALEHQLKYKKNISNTDIIVAELKRCADEMASTDISMQTIRDLINEQ, encoded by the coding sequence ATGAATGAGAATATTTATGGTGAGTTCCGACCTGCTTTGGAATTCACATTAAAAGACCTTGAAAGTAGAATCAATAGTTATTGTACAGAAGAATCGAAGAAAAGCGGCTTTGATCTTGTAGAGCATATATCTGCAAGAATTAAAGATGAGAAAAGCATGATCGAAAAGTGTTCAAGAAGGGAGCTTGAGCCGACGTCTTACTCAGCGCTGCGTAGTCTTACAGATGCTATTGGGATTAGAATAGTCTGCGGATTTATTGATGATGTTTACATGAATGTGAAAAAAATCAAGGAATTTGAAGGCTGTGAAGTTGTAATGGAAAAGGATTATATAAAGAATGTCAAGCCAAATGGATACAGAAGTTATCATATGATCCTTTCGGTCGAAGAACCATGGACGGATGTTGATGGTCATTTTCCCGGACATTTTTTTGCAGAAATTCAGCTTAGGACTATTGCTATGGACTCCTGGGCCGCACTTGAGCATCAGCTTAAATATAAAAAGAATATTTCCAATACAGATATAATAGTTGCAGAATTAAAAAGATGTGCAGATGAAATGGCATCAACAGATATTTCTATGCAGACAATAAGGGATCTGATAAATGAACAGTGA
- a CDS encoding Cof-type HAD-IIB family hydrolase yields the protein MPKIVFFDLDRTTWDDKMEVPESTIKAIEKLHQNGHLAFICTGRARANIDDDRIKEIGFDGVVAACGNHIEMNGKVLYENTLSSELIAKALALFDKYNMPAIIEGPEFHWFDTQKFVQREFVQLLWDSMGSKAKPLSEFKANEKVSKFTADIIKKTDADAVMDALKDEMDFIIHYGKAIEFIPKGTSKATGIRDTCRLLNIPHENTYAIGDGPNDLTMLEYVEHGIAMGNGTCEAKEVSEYVTDDIHENGIYNALKHYKLIA from the coding sequence ATGCCCAAAATAGTATTTTTTGATCTAGATAGGACAACCTGGGATGATAAGATGGAGGTGCCTGAAAGTACAATAAAGGCAATAGAAAAATTACATCAGAACGGACATCTTGCTTTTATATGTACAGGACGTGCGAGAGCAAATATTGATGATGACAGGATAAAGGAAATTGGATTCGACGGAGTCGTTGCAGCATGCGGAAATCATATTGAGATGAATGGAAAAGTGCTCTATGAGAATACGCTATCCTCAGAACTTATCGCTAAGGCATTAGCATTATTCGATAAATATAATATGCCGGCTATAATAGAAGGTCCTGAGTTTCATTGGTTTGATACGCAGAAATTCGTTCAAAGAGAGTTTGTACAATTATTGTGGGATAGCATGGGATCTAAAGCGAAGCCTTTAAGTGAATTTAAGGCAAATGAAAAGGTGAGTAAATTTACTGCAGATATTATTAAGAAAACAGATGCTGATGCAGTAATGGATGCACTTAAAGATGAGATGGATTTTATTATTCATTATGGTAAGGCAATTGAATTCATTCCAAAGGGAACATCAAAGGCAACAGGTATAAGAGATACTTGTCGATTACTGAATATACCGCATGAAAATACATATGCCATCGGTGATGGTCCGAATGATCTGACGATGCTTGAATATGTAGAACATGGAATAGCCATGGGAAATGGTACTTGTGAGGCTAAAGAAGTATCAGAATATGTAACTGATGACATTCATGAAAATGGTATATATAATGCTTTGAAACATTATAAACTTATAGCATAA
- the thiT gene encoding energy-coupled thiamine transporter ThiT has translation MTLFFNWSESDYAYNPTNAGLILLIVITLAVFALVVKFRKTNSQPMTAKELTFCAAALALAYVTSFIKFASLPFGGSITLFSMFFICLIGYTYGLKVGLTAGVAYGMLQMAFGGYIYHPVQALFDYPLAFGALGLTGIFARKPKGLIPGYIVGTISRYLMHVVSGYIFFKSYAPENMNPFIYTVLYNMTYILPEMIATVAVLSIPAVSKGIRQVIKIVDEQNFLKAKKTKTI, from the coding sequence ATGACACTTTTCTTTAACTGGTCAGAATCTGACTATGCCTACAACCCTACCAATGCAGGATTGATATTGCTTATAGTAATTACTCTTGCAGTGTTTGCTCTTGTAGTTAAATTCAGAAAAACCAATTCGCAGCCAATGACCGCAAAGGAGCTTACTTTCTGCGCTGCAGCTCTAGCACTTGCATATGTCACATCATTTATAAAATTTGCTTCATTGCCATTTGGTGGTTCTATAACACTTTTCTCAATGTTTTTTATCTGTTTAATTGGATATACTTATGGGCTTAAGGTTGGTCTTACAGCTGGAGTTGCATATGGAATGCTGCAGATGGCTTTTGGAGGATATATATATCATCCGGTACAGGCGCTTTTTGATTATCCGTTGGCTTTTGGAGCACTTGGTCTGACCGGAATATTTGCAAGAAAGCCTAAGGGATTGATCCCTGGATATATTGTAGGTACAATTTCAAGATATTTAATGCACGTTGTATCAGGATATATATTTTTTAAATCCTATGCACCGGAAAATATGAATCCATTTATCTATACAGTTTTATATAATATGACCTATATTCTTCCTGAAATGATTGCTACAGTAGCTGTTCTCAGTATTCCTGCTGTTTCAAAGGGGATTCGTCAGGTAATAAAAATAGTAGATGAACAGAATTTTTTGAAAGCAAAAAAAACTAAAACAATTTAA
- a CDS encoding beta-ketoacyl-[acyl-carrier-protein] synthase family protein, whose protein sequence is MREKIVVTSMGAVTPIGIGVENYWNNLISGKSGIARIESFNPDEMPVQIAAEIKNFNPEEYMDKKLVRNTDRFSQFAYIAANEALKDGLPVEPERMGIVLGTAMSGITPTAETQEKLTLSTRKMVEPRFVPRILGNMAATQITITHGIKGPSFTVSTACASGGDAISAAARLLLAEEADAVIAVGAESSICPLVMYSLASARALSRENDDPQSACRPFDENHNGFVMGEGGGAIVLMRESDALKKGIKIYAELAGWANTADAYHMTAPSPDGDGAGRCMQAALDKAGMKSEEIGYINAHGTATKEGDKDEASAVSRIFKEHIPYIGSTKGATGHMMGAGGLTEAIASILSINKGVLPPTLNLENPAFELPFVKTEAIKKNITASMSNAFGFGGQNSSLIFKKY, encoded by the coding sequence ATGAGGGAAAAAATCGTTGTTACTTCTATGGGTGCAGTTACTCCCATAGGTATAGGTGTAGAAAATTATTGGAATAATTTAATCTCAGGTAAATCAGGAATCGCAAGAATTGAGAGCTTTAATCCGGATGAAATGCCTGTTCAGATTGCTGCTGAAATTAAGAATTTTAATCCGGAAGAATATATGGACAAAAAACTTGTCCGTAATACTGACAGATTCTCACAATTTGCTTATATCGCTGCAAACGAAGCCCTTAAGGACGGTCTTCCTGTTGAACCGGAACGTATGGGAATCGTGCTCGGTACTGCCATGTCAGGTATAACACCTACAGCAGAAACACAGGAGAAACTTACGCTCTCAACCAGAAAAATGGTAGAGCCGCGATTTGTTCCAAGAATTTTAGGTAATATGGCAGCTACGCAGATAACAATTACACATGGAATAAAGGGACCGAGCTTTACAGTGTCAACTGCATGTGCATCCGGTGGAGACGCAATAAGTGCAGCAGCAAGACTTCTTCTTGCAGAAGAGGCAGATGCTGTAATCGCAGTAGGTGCTGAATCAAGTATATGTCCTCTTGTTATGTATTCACTTGCAAGTGCCAGAGCACTTTCCAGAGAAAATGATGATCCACAATCAGCCTGCCGACCATTCGATGAAAACCATAACGGATTTGTAATGGGTGAAGGCGGCGGAGCAATTGTTCTCATGAGAGAATCAGATGCATTAAAAAAAGGTATTAAGATATATGCGGAACTTGCAGGATGGGCAAATACAGCTGATGCTTATCATATGACAGCACCATCTCCTGATGGTGACGGAGCCGGACGCTGTATGCAGGCAGCACTTGATAAAGCCGGAATGAAATCTGAAGAAATAGGCTATATAAATGCTCATGGAACAGCCACTAAAGAAGGTGATAAAGATGAGGCTTCTGCGGTAAGCCGTATATTTAAGGAGCATATTCCTTATATTGGATCCACAAAAGGTGCTACTGGCCATATGATGGGTGCCGGAGGACTCACAGAAGCAATAGCTTCGATCCTTTCGATAAATAAAGGAGTTCTTCCTCCTACACTTAACCTTGAAAATCCTGCATTTGAGCTGCCATTTGTAAAAACCGAGGCTATAAAGAAAAATATAACAGCTTCAATGAGTAATGCTTTTGGATTTGGTGGTCAAAATTCAAGTCTTATTTTCAAAAAATATTAA
- a CDS encoding AMP-binding protein — MNRTYDDTMFRENFEHSYTWLNGFMRNSRRYSNCFAMFDPATDRNWTYAELDKETNRFAHALRADGIGKNDVVMGILMNCPEFVFSYIGPRKIGAIYNPTNFNLSSGEMALLIEHNKPKVVIYSAEVKDMTCKALDMSKFKPSRVIIADNLKNIPVPDGHISYEEYILDKSEEIPKMDFIPHIYDEVIRMCTSGTTSLPKSVPINDINEVLTAHDFIMHFEMNRKSVSMNLTPWFHRGGSHIGGMCPTLYAGGAVVVMRNFSPHSTLKWVEKYGITHIIGAPASVEMLCRIQERNSVDVSSLHALVSMGAPLEEEACKRYMKYLTPNIYNGYGTTESFCNNYLRPYDLPEGAGSVGASCIDDEVRVVKVYPDRKAEPDEIIPTDEKTVGEVIIWSPAKSTYSYYENPEMTKEKFYKGWMYTGDLATWNSEWYVTVNGRKDDMIVCSGENIYPAQIEEVLSSFDCIDDSIVTCVPDPIRGEAVVAYVKLKDNTLSEKDISNLCRKSNHLSSYKCPRWYRIVDELPHTATGKKMHYVMKDQAVKDLEAGLLIRG; from the coding sequence ATGAACAGAACCTATGATGATACTATGTTCAGAGAAAATTTCGAGCATAGTTATACCTGGCTTAATGGTTTTATGCGAAATTCAAGACGTTATTCAAACTGTTTTGCCATGTTTGACCCGGCTACTGATAGAAACTGGACTTACGCTGAACTCGACAAAGAAACAAATCGTTTTGCACACGCTTTAAGAGCGGATGGCATCGGAAAAAATGATGTCGTTATGGGCATTCTTATGAACTGCCCAGAATTTGTATTTAGTTATATAGGTCCAAGAAAGATAGGCGCGATATATAATCCAACAAATTTCAACCTTTCTTCAGGAGAGATGGCTTTACTTATTGAGCACAATAAACCAAAAGTAGTTATTTACTCTGCAGAAGTTAAAGACATGACCTGTAAAGCTCTTGACATGAGTAAATTTAAACCATCAAGAGTTATCATTGCTGATAATTTAAAAAACATTCCTGTTCCTGACGGCCATATAAGTTATGAGGAATATATTTTAGACAAAAGTGAAGAAATTCCTAAAATGGATTTTATACCTCATATATATGATGAAGTTATTCGTATGTGCACCAGTGGAACAACATCCCTTCCAAAAAGTGTTCCAATAAACGATATAAATGAAGTTCTTACAGCTCATGATTTTATAATGCATTTTGAAATGAACCGTAAAAGTGTTTCCATGAATCTTACTCCATGGTTTCACAGAGGTGGATCACATATCGGAGGCATGTGTCCTACTCTTTATGCTGGCGGAGCAGTTGTAGTAATGAGAAATTTTTCACCTCATTCCACTTTGAAATGGGTTGAAAAGTATGGAATAACACATATTATAGGCGCTCCAGCATCAGTAGAAATGCTTTGTAGAATACAGGAACGTAACAGTGTTGATGTATCTTCCCTTCATGCCCTTGTAAGCATGGGTGCTCCACTGGAAGAAGAGGCTTGTAAAAGGTACATGAAGTATCTCACCCCAAATATCTATAACGGGTATGGAACTACTGAGAGCTTCTGCAATAATTATTTAAGACCCTACGATCTGCCTGAAGGTGCCGGAAGTGTAGGCGCTAGCTGTATTGACGACGAAGTAAGAGTTGTAAAGGTATATCCGGACAGAAAAGCAGAACCTGATGAAATAATCCCTACTGATGAAAAAACTGTTGGCGAAGTAATCATATGGTCTCCTGCAAAATCTACCTACAGTTATTATGAAAATCCTGAAATGACTAAGGAGAAATTCTATAAAGGATGGATGTACACAGGAGATCTTGCTACATGGAATAGTGAATGGTATGTTACGGTAAATGGACGTAAGGACGATATGATAGTCTGTTCCGGTGAAAATATCTATCCGGCACAGATAGAAGAAGTATTATCATCATTTGATTGCATAGATGACTCAATAGTTACCTGTGTTCCCGATCCAATAAGAGGAGAAGCAGTAGTTGCTTATGTTAAATTGAAAGATAATACATTATCTGAAAAAGATATCTCTAATTTATGCCGTAAAAGCAATCATCTTTCATCCTATAAATGTCCCCGTTGGTACAGAATAGTTGATGAACTTCCGCACACGGCAACAGGTAAAAAAATGCACTATGTAATGAAAGATCAGGCTGTAAAAGATTTAGAAGCCGGATTATTAATAAGAGGATAA
- a CDS encoding iron-containing alcohol dehydrogenase codes for MARFTLPRDVYHGKNALEALKGFKGKKAIVCTGGGSMKRGGFLQKVEDYLKKAGMEVKLFEGIESDPSVETVMKGAAVMQEYEPDWIVAIGGGSPIDAAKAMWIKYEYPDCTFEDMCKVFGIPELRKKAHFCAISSTSGTATEVTAFSIITDYQKGIKYPIADFEITPDVAIVDPELAETMPKKLIAHTGMDAMTHAIEAYVSTANCDYTDALAIHAIEMIQADLVKSYNGDLEARHRMHNAQCLAGMAFSNALLGIVHSMAHKTGAVFADQGAHIIHGAANAMYLPKVIAFNAKDETAKKRYGVIADYMHLGGNSDDEKVALLIKYLRGMNDDLNIPHCIAHYGNDGLPADTGFVSEDIFKERLHDIAANAILDACTGSNPRQPSQEEMEKLLTCCYNDAEVDF; via the coding sequence ATGGCTCGTTTTACATTACCAAGAGATGTCTATCATGGAAAAAACGCTCTTGAGGCGCTTAAAGGCTTCAAAGGAAAAAAAGCTATTGTCTGCACAGGTGGCGGATCAATGAAAAGGGGCGGTTTTTTACAGAAGGTTGAGGATTACTTGAAGAAAGCTGGAATGGAAGTTAAGCTTTTTGAAGGAATTGAGTCTGATCCATCGGTTGAAACAGTTATGAAAGGCGCTGCTGTAATGCAGGAGTATGAGCCTGACTGGATAGTTGCAATTGGTGGAGGTTCCCCTATAGATGCTGCAAAAGCAATGTGGATCAAATATGAATATCCTGACTGCACTTTTGAAGACATGTGTAAGGTATTCGGTATTCCGGAACTCAGAAAGAAAGCTCATTTCTGTGCAATTTCTTCAACTTCAGGAACTGCAACTGAAGTAACTGCATTTTCGATCATTACAGACTATCAGAAGGGGATTAAATATCCGATAGCTGATTTCGAGATCACACCTGATGTTGCAATTGTTGATCCTGAGCTTGCAGAGACAATGCCTAAGAAACTAATTGCCCATACAGGTATGGATGCAATGACACATGCTATAGAAGCTTATGTTTCAACAGCAAATTGTGACTATACAGATGCACTTGCAATCCATGCCATTGAAATGATTCAGGCAGATCTTGTAAAATCCTATAATGGAGATCTGGAGGCAAGACACAGAATGCATAATGCACAGTGTCTCGCAGGTATGGCCTTCAGCAATGCATTGCTTGGAATAGTTCATTCTATGGCTCATAAGACTGGTGCTGTTTTTGCAGATCAGGGCGCTCATATTATTCATGGCGCTGCAAATGCAATGTATTTGCCTAAGGTAATTGCTTTTAATGCTAAGGATGAGACTGCCAAGAAACGTTATGGCGTTATTGCAGATTATATGCATTTAGGTGGAAACTCAGACGATGAAAAGGTTGCTCTTTTGATAAAATATCTCAGAGGAATGAATGATGATCTTAACATCCCTCACTGCATAGCACATTATGGAAATGATGGACTTCCTGCAGATACAGGATTTGTAAGTGAAGATATATTCAAGGAAAGACTTCATGATATAGCAGCCAATGCTATTCTCGATGCCTGCACAGGTTCTAACCCGAGACAGCCAAGTCAGGAAGAAATGGAGAAGCTTCTTACATGCTGCTACAATGATGCAGAAGTAGATTTCTGA